In the Chaetodon trifascialis isolate fChaTrf1 chromosome 15, fChaTrf1.hap1, whole genome shotgun sequence genome, GTGCACACTGTACAAACATGCTTTGACTGTTGCGTTTgtatttctctctgtcctctaacGCTAACCTGATCCTGAATGGAGGAAACAAACCTTGGATTTTTGAGTACAGAGATGTCAGTTTGTACTCTTTTACATTATCATCataaaggcagaggaaggaagtGAGTTCCTAACAGTTTGAAAGGTTTTGAGCCCGAGGACTACCGCAAAGTTTTACATACAAGTACATTCCAAGCATGTTGgtgctgtatttgtttgtacCCTGCCTcatcaaacagacagaggcagagaattATTGATGAGAAGCAACGTCCGATAGATCAGAGTGTCAGAATCCAGATGGACAGCAGAAATCAGTTTTACTAGCAATGAAAATCAAGCGAGCTGATCAGATGTGATAAAGACAACGAGAGCTGAGGTCTTACCGTTGCTGTATGTATGTGGTCAGGTTGAATTCACGGCGGTGGTGAGAGGTGCAGAGCTGTATTCGTGGACTCTGGACAGTCGACACGAATGAAGCTGTGCTGTCTGGAGGAAGTGACTGTGGTTTTCCTGAAAGGATTGAAAGAAAGGTGGGTGTGTCCGCTAAAAGCTATTGAGTAAGCACCTCCTCTGAAGCAAGTTTGTTGTGATTAACCAAGATCTCTAGTTGACTAATGCCATACAGCTGGCAAGCAGCAGTatacacatcatcatcatcatcatcactaatATATAAAACAACCCTTTCTAGAAATGAACAGTAAAAGCCTATAATTTTGCCTTTAAAGCTATCTGTGTATCTAAGTAACTTATTCTACTTTCAGTAATTCATCTACAGAATTTTGGAATTTTAAATAGTGCTTTAGGGCTGCAACAAACAGTTATCAgttaatttgacttttttttttttttcactttattgctaaactttttttgtgtgtaaaataccAGAACAGTGACAAAATAGAATTTTCCAAATCATAAGGTGGtatattctgttttttcactgttgGTATTTCTGTTTGAAAAACTCAAAGGACCAGTTAATTGTCAAAATGGTTGAGaaataattttcttttgacCTACTAATGAAGTTCTTGACTAATTAACTAAACTCTGAAGCAGATAgaagaacaaaagcaaaaaaagaaaaagaaagtcttCGGATACAATGACCACATTGGGCCTGTCATGATTATACAGAATGTGTATGTGCAATTTGTTGTTtaataaacagattttttgtAAAAACAGGAAGTTTGGGTGCCCTGAATACTATTTTTGATTAAACGCTTTTATTATGAAAGAATACAGCCGGAAGTGACAGTTCACCgctttgaagaagaaaaacaggcaAGTTACACGTCATTTCATATTTGTGAGGATTTTCGTGCAGTTTGTAATGTGAACAGTTAGCGTTAGTTGTCACACATTTATGTAGAAATTTGGTCAAAGCTTGtcacttgtttttgtctgtcaggGTGTGTTTTTCGCATTGTTTTCATACGGAACTGTGGCTGGCTAACAGTTAGCTCGCTGAGCTAATTTTAGTGTTTGGTAAGTTATCCAATATAGCTAATCGTGAATTCCTCAGGTGTTATGACAGTAACTTTTCTTTAGGATCGCACTGACTGACGTTTTATTTACAGCGAACAAGCTGATAGTGTTAGCTACATAACTGTTGCCGTGTTAGCTCTACGCAGAAACAAAACGTTCATCAGATAAGAGtgacattagctaatgttaactAGTGTAGCGTGAGGTGACTGTTTAGtacgttacatttaacattagcTAACGTTTACCCACTCAAGTAACTTAGCTAACGTTAGTGTGCTAACGTTACGGTACCATTTGGAGGTAACGTTACCTGCACTACCTGGTTGGTTAGCTAATATTCGCTActtcctctgcctctgaggGAAAACACTGCCTACCTGCTGTTCGTACGGCTTAAGCTGCTCGGTGCTTTGCTGCGGAatattttgcatgaaaacagtgacagaagaaGTATTCAAATCGTTGTAGCAATACGTCAGTGTTACCAcaaaaaattcaaataaaagcTCTACATTTAGAATATGAAATTATTGAAGTAGAGGTATAGAAGTATTTGAAAAGTGTACATaaaaatcaaaactgaaagTAACTTTACTCATGCAGAATTGGGTTCTGTTGGATTCTCCTCTTTACTAATGCTTAAAGTCCACgatgtgtttctgtgaatgtaATTTACTGTAGGAAAATGTACTTTCCAGTGAGTTTAAAAATATGTTGATTCCAGCTCATGGCATGACGACATTAAACTGTTAGGGCCCCAGGGCTGTTGTTGTTGGACCCCCTTTGACCCTCTCTGTAAACACTGTTTGTACATTGTATGTGCTTCCCATcaagtacagtacatacagcaAATTTGTAAACAAATGTACAATTAATCAAATTATATGCAGCCAACTGAGTGAGTGAACCAGAGACCTCTGAGGATCCTGGAGGTCTGGGGCCCCACTGCAGTTTCCCTTTGCCTTGCAGTGAAAAAATCTTTGTTGCCacatgtgttgttgttttttaatattgtaGTAGACATTTGTTTGTGGTCAGACTGTACAGTAATTCTCTAAACCACTGATTTGTGGCAGTCTTCCTTCCTTCTACTCTTAaacatttgtttgctttcacagGAAAGTATGGAGGCCCTTTCCATATAGATATACAATGGTCTAGTTGTATTGATCCAGTTTGAGTGGTGTTTTGGGATGACACTCAGTATAATTCCATCACATAGCTTAGATCAAATTATTTAGCTCATTGTACGTCATCATCcagaaacaaatatttaaacaaTAGTCATTGCTGTTTTAACACCTGGGAGTAGTTGTCATTACCATTTCTTGTGATGGTCCTAATTCTTCTATTTAATGCATGATTGTAAGTCAAGAAGCATttacatcattttcatactGACTGGAGTGTGGCATGTTCCTCATTTAACGAGCTAAAGGGACACTTATAATTTGGAGAAGCTTTAAAATCCAGTATCTGTTAATCTGTTAGGAAAACCAGCATGAAAGCACTGAAGCAAAGATTGGCATGCTATTTGTAACTTTCAGTTGGTAAACCCCAAGTCCACAAGTAGCATTTAGCTCTAGTTGCACATCAACACTGAACGGCAGCAGACAGCCTCCTGATTCATCAGTGAGCTTCCTTTTCATCTCCTTCCAGGTCACAATACCAAGATGGCATCAAGCAGCGAGGAGGAGCGGAGTCTCCGAGAGTGTGAGCAGTATGTCCAGAAGCacaacatccagcagctgctcaaGGACTGCATCATCCAGCTGTGTACGGCCCGGCCTGATCGGCCCATGGCCTTCCTCAGGGACTACTTTGAAAGACTGGAAAAGGCAGGCTCCTTCTGACATTAGTGTTATAAGCAACCCTTTTAGATGAAAAAGACTTATTTGATTTACTGTTAATATAAAGTTGTTATACAATATATAAattgtatatataatatacaattTGTTCACGCAGGTTTAGGGATTCATTGTGAAATTCAGTTTCTGTGAATTCATGCTTTCTGCACAAGCACTCTATTATTCTTAGAGTGCCTCTGGTGTGATTTCATTCACCTGTTGCCCAGCAGGAGGAGGCCCAGCATATGGCTTCACAGCACAAGTCTGGCTCGCGGTCAGACTCCCGTGAGGATGAAGTCTCTCCACCCATGAACCCTGTGGTGAGGGGTCGCAGCCGGAGAGGAGCCATCAGTGCCGAGGTGTACACAGAGGAAGACGCTGCCTCCTATGTCAGAAAGGTCAGTGGTGATGACGTCAGTGTTTTCACTCACACACCTTCAAGGACCTTCATACTATCTTCAGAGCAGCACAAATTTTTATACTGTCAACTGATGACGTGTAATGttgatgtgtgatgatgatgagcagtAGCAGGCCGCTGTTTTCAGCCACAATTTCTGATAAACCCTCTGTAAACTACCTGctcagcaacaaacagcagacaaacacagctagagaccagctggtgaacgtagtggagcatttaacagctaaagaACCAGATATTCTTTCTCAGGAGTTGatggaaaccaaaccagagcCAAAAGAAGAGTGAATAATTCATCAGTTGGACATAagcacgactccaaatgaatgatcatttttctaattttgtctgctgcttgtgtaaATAGGTTCCTGCTTTGTAACACACAGTATGACCTTATAAGGTGATGATATAGTTTATGTGTCTTCAGATTGTTCTGCTGCCGGCAAGAATTCAGTCAGTGTAGGTTTAAATAAACCAATCAACATTAATAACTGTACACATTAAATGTCAACATGAACACAGAAATAACTGTGACAAATAATATTTGTCAGTTCATCAGTGATCCACAGTATCTATCTGTGTAATGCAGCATTCCTGTGTAATAGCAGCAGAGGGTCACGAGAAGGCACAAACCGACTTCTCTCATCAAAGCAGTGTGGATTTTGGTTCTAGTATATGGCAGTATTAACAAGCTTTTTTTTCACCCAAGGTCATCCCAAAAGACTACAAGAGCATGGCGGCCCTGGCCAAAGCCATGGAGAAGAATGTCCTGTTTGCCCACTTGGATGACAACGAGAGGAGGTGATGATCCTCATTAGTTTGGTGGTTAAACAATTCTTTTCTAAGCGTTTACAGCTAATCAGCTTATTTTCTGCCCCTCCAGTGACATTTTTGACGCAATGTTTTCCGTCAACTACATTGCTGGAGAAATAGTCATCCAACAAGGTGAGTTTTGACACCATGCTGCACAGTGATGgctgatttcttcttctgttcgTTGActcctgttcctcctgctcctgttccAGGTGATGAGGGAGACAACTTCTATGTTATTGACCAGGGAGAGATGGACGTAAgatctctgtttgtttgtttgttttttttttgtttttgtgcagactTGAAATCCAGAAAACCACCAGTGTTATTTAAAGTTTGAGAAGTTGTCTTTCTCTTTACTTCTTCAGCTAGATATGCTTTAGTGCTTCAGTGAGGGAAACATGAAAAGATAACTAACAAGATGAAAACCTCCTAAACCAACAAAGAGTTTATTCTACTAAGAACTAACAGCCTGTTGTAGCATCTTGCCCTGTGGATCTGTCTTTCTGCTTGTTCTGCTGTTCCCAAGTGGCCAGAAGATATATTAATGTTTAACTTCAGCAATAGAGAAGTTGCACTTTGTTTGTGCATGGTTTTCCAGATATGCTGTGTAATGGCAATAGTTTAACAATATCATTTCAGGTTCAGACTTGTCACTTAACAggcatttgaatgtttttatcTTGTGTCCTAGACAAACATACTCTATCAGACTTAGCCCTCCACCCAGACTAGCATATTGTAGCTATAATGGTTTGGTGTAAATGTGTCCCTGCCATATCATTGGAAACCTGGTCAATCacaggtttctgtctgtctccttctaGGTTTATGTGAACAATGAATTGGTGACCAGCATTGGTGAGGGAGGCAGTTTTGGGGAGCTGGCTCTGATCTATGGGACGCCTCGTGCAGCTACAGTCCGGGCCAAGTCCAACGTCAAGCTGTGGGGCATCGACAGAGAAAGCTACAGGAGAATACTCATGGTAAGCTGTGCAATGATGGTAACTGACAGAACTGagcagaggattgtgggaaATAATGACttgctgtggaaatgtttttaattgtaCATCAAAGTTATGATCAAGTAAttatatgatttatttatttcttttaaaggGGAGCACGTTGAGAAAGCGCAAGATGTATGAGGAGTTCCTCAGCAAGGTGTCCATATTAGGTGAGAACTTAGCTCATCAGTTGCTCTCATCATTATGACGAACTGGCCCATCTGGTTTTAAACCTGACCTGATGTAACCAGGTGAGTGCATGTGTTGACCTGAGTGTTGCTCTGGAACAGAGTCTCTGGATAAGTGGGAGCGTCTGACGGTGGCTGACGCCTTGGAGACGGTGCACTTTGAGGATGGCCAGAAAATCGTGGTGCAGGGAGAGCCTGGCGATGAGTTCTTCATCATCCTGGAGGTACACACCACGTTCTGCAAGCACTAGGCAACCACACTGCTTGTTGCAGGATGTTTGGCAAGCAGCGTTCTGTGGGGTGGTCCCCTTTGTGGCATGAAAGCGGGTAAAGCCCCTGAAGATTTTGGAAAAGATGTGGAAAATTACTTCATTGCATtagaaatatttgttttaaacatGAACAGTGTATTTTTCCAGTTCAATTGTTATGTAgtattctttctctctctgttttttgtctcgCTTCAACTTAAATTCAACCATGTTGAATGTAATTCTGTTTTAAAATAGGTCATCAGGACCCTAGAGAAACAATATCATTGCCTATATCTGTCCAGTGATGAGAATCAGTGGATAAAAATATGTTGAGAGAGTTGCAACTCAAAACAGATTTTGTGTGTCACAACACCCCAAGCTGTCATTAAGTGTGGAAAAAGACATTGTGGCTAACAAATGTACAAGCAGGGTTCAGGCAAATTAGACAAAGGGTATCACTGCAGACAGGAGCTATGGCTGGTTTGTGAAGGGATGAAGTTTTACTCGTGGCTGCAACAACTGACGGCTGCTTCTTTATCCTCAGTCATGCTTTCTTCCATTAACATGATAACAGCT is a window encoding:
- the prkar1aa gene encoding cAMP-dependent protein kinase type I-alpha regulatory subunit, translating into MASSSEEERSLRECEQYVQKHNIQQLLKDCIIQLCTARPDRPMAFLRDYFERLEKEEAQHMASQHKSGSRSDSREDEVSPPMNPVVRGRSRRGAISAEVYTEEDAASYVRKVIPKDYKSMAALAKAMEKNVLFAHLDDNERSDIFDAMFSVNYIAGEIVIQQGDEGDNFYVIDQGEMDVYVNNELVTSIGEGGSFGELALIYGTPRAATVRAKSNVKLWGIDRESYRRILMGSTLRKRKMYEEFLSKVSILESLDKWERLTVADALETVHFEDGQKIVVQGEPGDEFFIILEGTAAVLQRRSEDEEFVEVGRLGPSDYFGEIALLMNRPRAATVVACGPLKCVKLDRPRFERVLGPCSDILKRNIEQYNSFVSLSV